A single Brucella intermedia LMG 3301 DNA region contains:
- a CDS encoding response regulator transcription factor, translating into MRILIVEDDKDLNRQLAEAMAAAGYVVDRAYDGEEGHHLGDTEPYDAVVLDIGLPRMDGISVVERWRRSGRAMPVLMLTARDRWSDKVAGIDAGADDYVAKPFHIEEVLARLRALIRRAAGHASSELVCGPLYLDTKTSKASINGVALKLTSHEYRLLSYLMHHMDEVVSRTELVEHLYDQDFDRDSNTIEVFVGRLRKKMGVDLIETVRGMGYRIRSEGGGETKGNDS; encoded by the coding sequence TTGCGTATCCTGATCGTTGAAGACGACAAGGACCTGAATCGGCAGCTTGCGGAAGCAATGGCTGCTGCCGGTTATGTGGTCGACCGCGCCTATGACGGCGAAGAAGGCCATCATCTGGGCGACACCGAGCCTTATGACGCGGTCGTGCTCGATATCGGCCTGCCACGCATGGACGGCATCAGCGTCGTGGAGCGCTGGCGGCGCAGTGGCCGCGCCATGCCCGTTCTCATGCTCACCGCCCGTGATCGCTGGAGCGACAAGGTTGCCGGCATCGACGCCGGTGCCGATGACTATGTAGCCAAGCCCTTCCATATCGAGGAAGTGCTGGCGCGGCTGCGCGCGCTGATCCGCCGTGCGGCTGGCCATGCATCGTCTGAGCTTGTCTGCGGGCCGCTTTATCTCGATACGAAAACATCGAAGGCCAGCATTAATGGCGTCGCGCTCAAGCTGACCTCGCATGAATACCGGCTTCTGTCCTATCTTATGCACCATATGGACGAAGTGGTGTCACGCACCGAACTGGTGGAACACCTTTACGATCAGGATTTCGACCGCGATTCCAACACGATCGAAGTCTTTGTCGGTCGCCTGCGCAAGAAGATGGGCGTGGACCTGATCGAGACCGTGCGCGGCATGGGCTACCGCATCCGTTCGGAAGGCGGGGGCGAAACGAAAGGCAACGACAGCTGA
- a CDS encoding ATP-binding protein, with protein sequence MALVVVATFIGSLYGEAARSNFERLLTAHLFSLVGAVSTSGEGFLQGRPELGELRYSSPLSGWYWSVDPVTPNLSGKLQSPSLLGRIVPEMPVSQAPFDSSFMRSYTLPGLHGEELFIVETEVVLDAANRVARFRVMGNLSEVLKEISDFRTSLATYLAIFGIGSILINAAVILFGLRPLDKVRQSLADIREGRSSKLDTSLPVEIAPLASEMNALIENNRRIMERSRTQVGNLAHSLKTPLSVLVNEARSMGGEHGRIVQEQSEAMQVQIQHYLQRARIAAQRDSVVFRTPVTPVLERIQRVTAKLNPAFKVMFRNDLPDAVFAGEREDLEEIVGNLLENAGKWGRKRINIGLSPVSGEQRQFEILIEDDGPGLASDKIEAALKRGSRVDETKPGTGLGLAIVQDTVREYGGGLHLGKSSFGGLGVRVLLPLTED encoded by the coding sequence GTGGCCCTTGTGGTGGTCGCGACCTTTATCGGCTCCCTATACGGCGAAGCTGCGCGCAGCAACTTCGAGCGGCTCCTGACCGCCCATCTGTTCAGCCTTGTCGGCGCCGTCAGTACGTCGGGCGAAGGCTTTTTGCAGGGGCGGCCTGAACTGGGAGAACTGCGCTATTCCAGCCCGCTCTCTGGCTGGTACTGGTCTGTCGACCCCGTCACGCCGAACCTGTCCGGAAAACTGCAGTCACCTTCGCTGCTTGGTCGCATCGTGCCGGAAATGCCGGTCTCGCAGGCCCCTTTCGACAGTTCCTTCATGCGCAGCTACACCTTGCCCGGTCTCCATGGCGAGGAACTTTTCATCGTTGAAACCGAAGTGGTTCTGGACGCCGCCAATCGGGTTGCGCGTTTTCGCGTGATGGGCAATCTCAGCGAAGTCCTCAAGGAAATATCCGATTTCAGAACCAGCCTCGCGACCTATCTGGCGATCTTCGGCATCGGAAGCATTCTCATCAACGCGGCCGTGATCCTGTTCGGATTGCGCCCGCTCGACAAGGTGCGTCAGTCTTTAGCCGACATTCGCGAGGGGCGTTCGTCAAAGCTCGATACGTCGCTGCCTGTGGAGATCGCGCCGCTCGCCAGTGAAATGAATGCGCTGATCGAAAACAATCGCCGCATCATGGAACGGTCGCGAACACAGGTCGGCAATCTCGCCCACTCTCTCAAGACACCGCTTTCGGTGCTGGTCAATGAAGCACGAAGCATGGGCGGCGAACATGGGCGCATCGTCCAGGAACAAAGCGAGGCGATGCAGGTGCAGATACAGCATTATCTGCAACGCGCCCGCATTGCCGCGCAGCGCGACAGCGTTGTTTTCCGCACGCCTGTGACCCCGGTTCTCGAGCGCATACAGCGGGTAACGGCTAAGCTCAACCCGGCTTTCAAGGTCATGTTCCGCAACGATTTGCCTGACGCGGTCTTCGCGGGGGAACGGGAGGATTTGGAAGAAATCGTCGGCAACCTGCTGGAGAATGCGGGCAAATGGGGCCGCAAACGCATCAATATCGGGCTTTCCCCCGTTTCCGGCGAGCAACGCCAGTTCGAAATCCTGATCGAAGACGACGGGCCGGGGCTGGCATCGGACAAGATCGAGGCGGCGCTGAAACGTGGCAGCCGCGTCGACGAAACGAAACCGGGAACCGGGCTGGGACTGGCGATCGTGCAGGATACCGTCCGCGAATATGGCGGCGGCTTGCATCTGGGCAAGAGTTCGTTCGGCGGACTGGGAGTCCGTGTCCTGTTGCCCCTGACAGAAGATTGA
- the ccmE gene encoding cytochrome c maturation protein CcmE: MSATADDNARKSKPAANFARTVSQRKRKRLFLIGGALAVLAVAVGLMLMAFSQDIRFFRTPADLTEQDMASGARFRLGGLVEEGSVSRQGSELRFTVTDTIKTVKVVFEGIPPDLFREGQGVVAEGRFGDGGVFRADNVLAKHDENYIPKDLADSLKEKGVWEGK; encoded by the coding sequence ATGAGCGCGACCGCAGACGACAACGCACGCAAAAGCAAACCAGCGGCCAATTTCGCCCGTACCGTAAGCCAGAGAAAGCGCAAGCGCCTGTTCCTGATCGGCGGCGCGCTGGCAGTTCTGGCTGTGGCGGTCGGGCTGATGCTGATGGCTTTCAGTCAGGACATTCGCTTTTTCCGCACGCCAGCCGACCTGACGGAACAGGACATGGCCTCAGGCGCGCGGTTCCGTCTCGGCGGTCTCGTCGAGGAAGGGTCGGTCAGCCGCCAGGGCAGCGAACTGCGTTTCACGGTGACCGATACGATCAAGACCGTGAAGGTCGTGTTCGAGGGCATTCCGCCTGATCTCTTCCGCGAAGGGCAGGGCGTCGTCGCCGAAGGGCGTTTCGGTGATGGCGGGGTTTTCCGCGCCGACAACGTGCTGGCGAAGCACGACGAAAATTACATTCCCAAGGACCTTGCCGACAGCCTAAAGGAAAAGGGCGTCTGGGAAGGCAAGTAA